In Nonomuraea muscovyensis, one genomic interval encodes:
- a CDS encoding glycerophosphodiester phosphodiesterase, translating to MFLTIAHRGDPLVHRENTLPSLLSAVGKGANTLEFDLRLTRDGRIVLLHDASLERLWGHPADVADLTLDQVRGLGGEDQVPAFEEVLDAFGDTTFLVDLKTDDVVEPAVALLRRHGDAFGRSIFVAARRGGREALARLRADAPDAAIGLDWTEERPPPRDLLDALRPQYFGPRWKVADAAGVPAMRERGYHVWVGPLDDEAEVVAAMEYGVDGIVVDDISSLLRLRADAGTP from the coding sequence GTGTTCCTCACGATCGCGCATCGTGGCGATCCGCTCGTCCACCGCGAAAACACCCTCCCCTCGCTGCTGTCGGCGGTCGGCAAGGGCGCCAACACCCTCGAGTTCGACCTGCGCCTCACCCGCGACGGCCGGATCGTGCTGCTCCACGACGCGAGCCTCGAACGGCTGTGGGGCCATCCCGCCGACGTCGCCGACCTCACCCTCGACCAGGTGCGCGGCCTGGGCGGCGAGGACCAGGTGCCGGCCTTCGAGGAGGTCCTCGACGCGTTCGGCGACACCACGTTCCTCGTCGATCTCAAGACCGACGACGTCGTCGAACCCGCCGTCGCCCTGCTGCGCCGGCACGGCGACGCCTTCGGCCGGTCCATCTTCGTCGCGGCCCGCCGGGGTGGCCGCGAGGCCCTGGCGCGGCTGCGCGCCGACGCGCCCGACGCGGCGATCGGCCTGGACTGGACCGAGGAACGGCCGCCGCCCCGGGACCTGCTCGACGCCCTGCGACCCCAGTACTTCGGACCACGGTGGAAGGTGGCCGACGCCGCCGGCGTGCCCGCGATGCGCGAACGCGGCTACCACGTCTGGGTCGGCCCGCTCGACGACGAGGCCGAGGTCGTCGCCGCGATGGAGTACGGGGTCGACGGGATCGTCGTCGACGACATCTCCTCGTTGCTGCGCCTGCGTGCGGACGCCGGAACGCCCTGA
- a CDS encoding carbohydrate ABC transporter permease: MTTPGRSRAGAAPPGTATGPASGASGARRRLRREHLLFLALVGPNFLLIAVFSYWPVIYDAYLSLTDWDMIAPVKNLVGLGNYADLFTGLGFADVLLVTLYFTVGVVGGGMVFGLGIAMLLNQRLRGRRFVRTMVFAPHVLSGAAVGLAWAFIFDPNYGLSRVFFAAVGAQSPAWLTDSDWALPAVIIVYLWKNTGFAAIVYLAGLQNLPREVYESAALDGSGPWTTFRRFTLPLLSPVTFFLVITSTISSFQAFDVIALTTGGGPAGATTTLSWFVYESGFQSFQAGPAGAGAIVMFAVIVAITFAQARYLERKVHYQ; encoded by the coding sequence GTGACGACCCCGGGCCGGTCGCGAGCGGGCGCCGCACCGCCCGGGACGGCCACGGGACCCGCCTCCGGCGCCTCCGGGGCCCGCCGGCGGCTGCGCCGCGAGCACCTGCTGTTCCTCGCGCTGGTCGGGCCGAACTTCCTGCTCATCGCGGTGTTCTCGTACTGGCCGGTCATCTACGACGCCTACCTGAGCCTCACCGACTGGGACATGATCGCGCCGGTGAAGAACCTCGTCGGGCTCGGCAACTACGCCGATCTGTTCACCGGCCTGGGGTTCGCCGACGTGCTGCTGGTCACCCTGTACTTCACGGTCGGCGTCGTGGGCGGCGGCATGGTGTTCGGCCTGGGCATCGCGATGCTGCTCAACCAGCGGCTGCGGGGCCGCCGGTTCGTCCGGACCATGGTGTTCGCCCCCCACGTGCTCTCCGGCGCGGCGGTGGGCCTGGCCTGGGCGTTCATCTTCGACCCGAACTACGGGCTGTCGCGGGTGTTCTTCGCGGCGGTCGGCGCGCAGTCGCCGGCGTGGCTGACCGACTCCGACTGGGCGCTGCCGGCCGTCATCATCGTCTACCTCTGGAAGAACACCGGCTTCGCCGCCATCGTCTACCTCGCGGGCCTGCAGAACCTGCCCCGGGAGGTGTACGAGTCGGCGGCGCTCGACGGCTCGGGGCCGTGGACGACCTTCCGGAGGTTCACCCTGCCCCTGCTGTCGCCCGTGACGTTCTTCCTGGTCATCACCTCGACGATCAGCTCCTTCCAGGCGTTCGACGTCATCGCGCTGACCACCGGCGGCGGTCCGGCGGGCGCGACGACCACGCTGTCGTGGTTCGTCTACGAGTCCGGGTTCCAGAGCTTCCAGGCGGGTCCCGCGGGAGCGGGCGCGATCGTCATGTTCGCCGTCATCGTCGCCATCACCTTCGCGCAGGCGCGGTACCTGGAGCGGAAGGTGCACTACCAGTGA
- a CDS encoding carbohydrate ABC transporter permease, which yields MRLVRTAQYALLVVVGVIMVGPLYWLLTSSLKDPSQIYTWPPAWIPTDIRVANYADAWNSAPFADFYLNSAVTTVAGTVLEVANAVLTAYAFVYLRFPAKRILFAVLLGAMMVPGHVTLLPNYLTVSELGWINTYQGIVIPGVASAFGAFLLRQHMLTLPGELVEAARMDGAGHLRTLWSVVLPLSRPMLVTVGIVSLVSKWNDFIWPLIVTNTASMRTLPVGLLLLKNQEGYTNWGAVMAATMFVVAPVLVLFFLAQRHIVAGLTRGAVKG from the coding sequence GTGAGGCTCGTACGCACCGCCCAGTACGCCCTGCTCGTCGTCGTCGGCGTGATCATGGTCGGCCCGCTGTACTGGCTGCTGACGTCCTCGTTGAAGGACCCGTCGCAGATCTACACCTGGCCGCCCGCCTGGATCCCGACCGACATCCGCGTCGCCAACTACGCCGACGCCTGGAACTCCGCGCCGTTCGCCGACTTCTACCTCAACTCGGCCGTCACCACCGTCGCCGGCACCGTGCTGGAGGTCGCCAACGCCGTGCTCACGGCGTACGCGTTCGTGTACCTCCGCTTCCCGGCCAAGCGGATCCTGTTCGCCGTCCTGCTCGGCGCGATGATGGTGCCCGGCCACGTGACGCTGCTGCCCAACTACCTGACCGTCTCCGAGCTGGGCTGGATCAACACCTACCAGGGGATCGTCATCCCCGGGGTGGCCTCGGCGTTCGGGGCGTTCCTGCTCCGCCAGCACATGCTCACCCTGCCCGGCGAGCTGGTCGAGGCCGCCCGGATGGACGGCGCCGGCCACCTGCGGACGCTGTGGAGCGTGGTGCTGCCCCTGTCGCGCCCGATGCTCGTCACCGTCGGCATCGTGTCGCTGGTCAGCAAGTGGAACGACTTCATCTGGCCGCTCATCGTCACCAACACGGCGTCCATGCGGACCCTGCCGGTGGGCCTGCTCCTGCTCAAGAACCAGGAGGGCTACACGAACTGGGGCGCGGTCATGGCCGCCACCATGTTCGTCGTCGCCCCCGTCCTCGTCCTGTTCTTCCTGGCCCAGCGCCACATCGTCGCCGGCCTCACCCGGGGTGCCGTCAAGGGCTGA
- a CDS encoding ABC transporter substrate-binding protein, giving the protein MIASLNRRQFLGAAGAGLLAFAAGCGGSGSGMAQPEGKVPEQYAKRQRVVIWYPWSGVPGDAFQRLVTAFNGSQSDIYVEAQFQGTYDETAQKLATAMQARQLPDLCVFSEVTWNKFHLNDTLEPLGSYFSGGSLKPADYIDQLIGEGTVKNEVWWVPFARSTPLFYYNKELFAAAGLPDRGPETWTELREWAPALAARKVNGQSPKLTAYFKVDGDWQFQGTVWQWGGAYSSGLDVTIDQGGAVEAGEWQRRLIHDDKLAYMAQSPKLDFANGLIATVCESTGALTGITKDSPFEVGTAFLPEHTAFGCPTGGGGISIMAGAAKERKQAAFQFLSFLARPENATRWSVETGYLPSTKAALETAEMKKLFADKPNFKMAVDQLPKTKAQDQVRLLVPNANRAIYGGLQKIYADNQPAAEVFAAVAAELKKGVESVRATVEKRR; this is encoded by the coding sequence ATGATCGCCTCGCTCAACCGGCGACAGTTCCTCGGCGCCGCCGGAGCCGGCCTGCTCGCCTTCGCCGCCGGCTGCGGCGGCTCCGGCTCGGGCATGGCGCAGCCCGAGGGCAAGGTGCCCGAGCAGTACGCCAAGCGGCAGCGCGTCGTGATCTGGTACCCCTGGAGCGGCGTCCCCGGTGACGCCTTCCAGCGCCTCGTCACCGCGTTCAACGGCTCGCAGAGCGACATCTACGTCGAGGCGCAGTTCCAGGGCACCTACGACGAGACCGCCCAGAAGCTGGCCACCGCGATGCAGGCCCGCCAGCTCCCCGACCTGTGCGTCTTCAGCGAGGTGACCTGGAACAAGTTCCATCTCAACGACACGCTGGAGCCGCTGGGCTCGTACTTCTCGGGCGGCTCGCTCAAGCCGGCCGACTACATCGACCAGCTCATCGGCGAGGGCACCGTGAAGAACGAGGTGTGGTGGGTGCCGTTCGCGCGCAGCACGCCGCTGTTCTACTACAACAAGGAGCTGTTCGCCGCCGCCGGGCTGCCCGACCGCGGGCCCGAGACGTGGACCGAGCTGCGCGAGTGGGCCCCCGCCCTGGCGGCGCGGAAGGTCAATGGGCAGTCGCCCAAGCTCACCGCGTACTTCAAGGTGGACGGCGACTGGCAGTTCCAGGGAACCGTGTGGCAGTGGGGCGGCGCCTACTCAAGCGGTCTCGACGTCACCATCGACCAGGGCGGCGCGGTCGAGGCCGGTGAGTGGCAGCGCCGGCTCATCCACGACGACAAGCTCGCCTACATGGCGCAGAGCCCGAAGCTCGACTTCGCCAACGGGCTCATCGCCACCGTCTGCGAGTCCACCGGCGCGCTCACGGGCATCACGAAGGACTCCCCGTTCGAGGTGGGGACCGCGTTCCTGCCGGAGCACACCGCGTTCGGCTGCCCGACGGGCGGCGGCGGGATCTCGATCATGGCCGGGGCCGCCAAGGAGCGCAAGCAGGCCGCGTTCCAGTTCCTGTCGTTCCTGGCCAGGCCGGAGAACGCCACCCGCTGGTCCGTCGAGACCGGTTACCTGCCCTCGACCAAGGCGGCGCTGGAGACGGCCGAGATGAAGAAGCTGTTCGCCGACAAGCCCAACTTCAAGATGGCGGTCGACCAGCTCCCGAAGACCAAGGCCCAGGACCAGGTGCGCCTGCTGGTGCCGAACGCCAACCGGGCGATCTACGGCGGGCTGCAGAAGATCTACGCCGACAACCAGCCCGCGGCGGAGGTCTTCGCCGCGGTGGCGGCCGAGCTGAAGAAGGGCGTCGAGTCGGTCCGCGCCACCGTGGAGAAGCGCAGGTGA
- a CDS encoding ABC transporter permease, which translates to MIWLTWRQHRAQILLTAGFLAVLGLLLLGSAVEAKLYVAEHAPPGCPGGTAHCGDLDVAVGLGERYDAVYTLFGWMPLVLPALIGAFWGAPLLGREYERGTHRLAWTQAMPVGRWLAVKLAVLGGAVVAGGLALSAMVSLWRPVFRDGIDSSFGNVGVFNMVGVAPAAWWLFAFALGTAAGTLFRRTLPAMALAVAGVAVAMFTLVTLLSDHYAEPARTVLTGTVTLDDPDARLVGATWLDPAGREVADPPSSVCPRRVDAGRSSRNAEAWQECLFGKGYHYAVFYHPPSRFWRFQWTEAAILTLTSAALGGLAVRRTLRRRV; encoded by the coding sequence GTGATCTGGCTGACCTGGCGCCAGCACCGGGCGCAGATCCTGCTCACGGCCGGTTTCCTCGCGGTGCTGGGGCTGCTGCTGCTCGGCTCGGCCGTCGAGGCGAAGCTGTACGTGGCCGAGCACGCCCCACCCGGCTGCCCGGGGGGCACGGCCCACTGCGGGGACCTGGACGTGGCAGTGGGGCTGGGGGAGCGCTACGACGCCGTCTACACGCTCTTCGGCTGGATGCCGCTGGTCCTGCCCGCGCTGATCGGCGCGTTCTGGGGCGCGCCCCTGCTCGGCCGCGAGTACGAGCGCGGCACCCACCGGCTCGCCTGGACCCAGGCGATGCCCGTGGGGCGCTGGCTGGCGGTCAAGCTGGCCGTGCTCGGCGGCGCGGTCGTGGCCGGCGGGCTGGCGCTGTCGGCGATGGTCAGCCTGTGGCGGCCGGTGTTCCGCGACGGGATCGACTCCTCCTTCGGCAACGTCGGGGTGTTCAACATGGTCGGGGTCGCGCCGGCGGCGTGGTGGCTGTTCGCCTTCGCGCTGGGCACGGCGGCCGGGACGCTGTTCAGGCGCACGCTGCCCGCGATGGCGCTGGCCGTGGCGGGGGTGGCGGTCGCCATGTTCACGCTGGTGACGCTGCTGAGCGACCACTACGCCGAGCCCGCCCGTACCGTGCTGACCGGCACCGTCACGCTCGACGACCCCGACGCCAGGCTGGTCGGCGCGACGTGGCTGGACCCGGCGGGCCGGGAGGTCGCGGACCCGCCGTCCTCGGTGTGCCCCCGGCGGGTGGACGCCGGGCGCAGCAGCCGCAACGCCGAGGCGTGGCAGGAGTGCCTGTTCGGCAAGGGCTACCACTACGCCGTCTTCTACCATCCGCCGTCGCGCTTCTGGCGCTTCCAGTGGACGGAGGCCGCCATCCTCACGCTCACCTCCGCGGCACTGGGCGGCCTGGCCGTGCGCCGGACGCTGCGCCGCAGAGTGTGA
- a CDS encoding ABC transporter ATP-binding protein, whose amino-acid sequence MTPVLETTGLGVRYGRTWALRDCSLAVPRGRVAALVGPNGAGKTTLMHTAVGLLKPSAGQVTVRGEVAFVAQDKPLYDGFTVAEMLTFGRRMNPRWDDEAARGRLAGLGIPLERRVGRLSGGQQAQVALTLALARHPGLLVLDEPLANLDPLARHDVMRAVMAEVAAHELTVLLSSHVVSDLEDTCDWLIVLNGGRAQVSGDIEDLLDGHRVLTGPAELAEGVAARTRVVAAGGSGRQTTLLVRDRPVLDPRWSARRPGLDELVMAYLRSPGSAALPGPARQGVGA is encoded by the coding sequence GTGACGCCGGTGCTGGAGACGACCGGGCTCGGCGTCCGCTATGGGCGGACGTGGGCGCTGCGCGACTGCTCGCTCGCGGTCCCGCGCGGCCGGGTGGCCGCCCTCGTCGGCCCCAACGGCGCGGGCAAGACCACACTCATGCACACCGCCGTCGGCCTGCTGAAGCCGTCGGCCGGGCAGGTGACGGTACGCGGCGAGGTGGCCTTCGTGGCCCAGGACAAGCCGCTCTACGACGGGTTCACCGTCGCCGAGATGCTCACCTTCGGCCGCCGGATGAACCCCCGCTGGGACGACGAGGCCGCGCGGGGCAGGCTCGCCGGCCTCGGCATCCCGCTGGAGCGCCGGGTCGGCCGCCTGTCGGGCGGCCAGCAGGCGCAGGTGGCGCTCACCCTCGCCCTGGCCCGGCATCCCGGCCTGCTCGTGCTCGACGAGCCGCTCGCCAACCTCGACCCGCTGGCCAGGCACGACGTGATGAGGGCCGTCATGGCCGAGGTGGCCGCGCACGAGCTGACCGTGCTGCTGTCCTCGCACGTGGTCTCCGACCTGGAGGACACCTGCGACTGGCTGATCGTGCTCAACGGCGGGCGCGCCCAGGTCAGCGGCGACATCGAGGACCTGCTCGACGGGCACCGGGTGCTGACCGGCCCCGCCGAGCTGGCCGAGGGGGTGGCGGCCAGGACCCGGGTGGTCGCCGCCGGCGGCTCGGGGAGGCAGACCACCCTGCTCGTCCGCGACCGGCCGGTGCTCGATCCGCGCTGGAGCGCGCGGCGGCCGGGGCTGGACGAGCTCGTCATGGCCTACCTGCGCAGCCCCGGATCGGCGGCCCTGCCCGGCCCCGCGCGGCAGGGGGTGGGCGCGTGA
- a CDS encoding GntR family transcriptional regulator — translation MIEFHLDRGSGVSTYLQLVHQVKHALRLGALRPGDQLPTAREVVESLAINPNTVLKAYRELEREGLVEGRPGQGTFVRRTLGGATLAEHTRLRRGLEQWVRQARGAGLDQDDVAALFTAVTTDLAKEDIA, via the coding sequence GTGATCGAGTTCCACCTGGACCGCGGGTCGGGGGTGTCGACGTACCTGCAGCTCGTGCACCAGGTCAAGCACGCCCTGCGGCTCGGCGCGCTCCGGCCCGGCGACCAGTTGCCCACCGCGCGGGAGGTCGTCGAGAGCCTGGCGATCAACCCCAACACCGTCCTGAAGGCCTACCGGGAGCTGGAGCGCGAAGGACTGGTCGAGGGCAGGCCGGGACAGGGCACGTTCGTGCGGCGGACCCTCGGCGGGGCGACGCTCGCCGAGCACACCCGGCTGCGGCGCGGACTGGAGCAGTGGGTACGGCAGGCGCGCGGCGCCGGGCTGGACCAGGACGATGTGGCCGCCCTGTTCACCGCCGTGACCACCGACCTCGCCAAGGAGGACATCGCGTGA
- a CDS encoding glycerophosphodiester phosphodiesterase, translated as MFRRLGLATTTALMILAAAAPPATAAAPRPVDVAHRGASAYAPENTVAAFELAAEQGADLYELDVQETRDHRLVLVHDTTLARTTDAEEVFPDRAPWNVGDFTLAEIRRLDAGSWFGPEYAGEPVPTLEEALRAMRGRGLGLLLEIKAPHLYPGIESRVSAALRRDPHWLAPGRTVVQSFDWAAMRRFHRVMPRVPVGLLGTPGVAELPALARFARQINPPHGDVTAAYVRRVHALRMEVHTWTVDDPDTMRRLAGLGVDGIITNRPDVLRTVLGAARRAA; from the coding sequence ATGTTCCGACGACTCGGCCTCGCCACCACGACCGCGCTGATGATCCTGGCGGCCGCCGCCCCACCCGCCACCGCCGCCGCGCCCAGGCCCGTCGACGTCGCCCACCGCGGCGCGTCCGCGTACGCGCCGGAGAACACCGTGGCCGCCTTCGAGCTGGCCGCCGAGCAGGGCGCCGACCTGTACGAGCTGGACGTCCAGGAGACCAGGGACCACCGGCTCGTCCTCGTGCACGACACGACGCTGGCCCGCACCACCGACGCCGAGGAGGTCTTCCCGGACCGGGCGCCGTGGAACGTCGGCGACTTCACGCTGGCCGAGATCCGCCGGCTGGACGCCGGCTCGTGGTTCGGCCCGGAATACGCGGGCGAACCGGTGCCCACGCTGGAGGAGGCGCTGCGCGCCATGCGAGGCCGCGGGCTCGGCCTGCTGCTGGAGATCAAGGCGCCGCACCTCTACCCGGGCATCGAGTCCCGCGTGTCCGCCGCGCTGCGCCGCGACCCGCACTGGCTCGCCCCGGGCCGGACCGTGGTGCAGTCGTTCGACTGGGCGGCCATGCGCAGGTTCCACCGGGTCATGCCCCGGGTGCCGGTCGGCCTGCTCGGCACGCCGGGCGTAGCCGAACTGCCGGCGCTGGCGCGCTTCGCCCGCCAGATCAACCCGCCGCACGGCGACGTCACGGCCGCGTACGTCCGGCGGGTGCACGCGCTGCGCATGGAGGTCCACACCTGGACCGTGGACGACCCGGACACCATGCGCCGCCTGGCCGGCCTGGGCGTCGACGGCATCATCACCAACCGCCCCGACGTGCTGCGCACGGTCCTCGGAGCCGCCCGCCGGGCAGCCTGA
- a CDS encoding type II toxin-antitoxin system VapB family antitoxin, whose amino-acid sequence MSLNIKNPEADRLAAEVSALTGESKTAAVISALRERRERLLARRQVTQDAAMADDLLALAAKIRSRLSPTDLSTDFLYDPETGLPA is encoded by the coding sequence GTGAGCTTGAACATCAAAAACCCGGAGGCCGATCGACTGGCGGCCGAAGTCAGTGCTCTCACTGGAGAAAGTAAGACCGCTGCGGTCATCTCCGCGCTCCGGGAGCGACGCGAGCGGCTGCTCGCCCGTCGCCAGGTGACCCAGGATGCCGCGATGGCCGACGACCTTCTCGCCCTCGCCGCAAAGATCCGCTCTCGGCTCAGCCCGACGGATCTGTCCACCGACTTCCTCTACGACCCGGAGACCGGACTCCCCGCATGA
- a CDS encoding type II toxin-antitoxin system VapC family toxin, with product MIIDTSAIVAILNGEPDATDLAVAIRDAPARRMSAATYVELAAAVERSRDPAASRLLDDFLARMRIEIMPVTPEQAQIARRAYWDYGKGSGHKAGLNFGDCFSYALARDRHESLLFKGDDFTHTDATPAL from the coding sequence ATGATCATCGACACCAGCGCGATCGTCGCGATCCTCAACGGCGAGCCGGATGCCACCGACCTCGCCGTGGCCATCCGAGATGCTCCGGCGCGCCGGATGTCGGCCGCGACCTACGTCGAGCTGGCCGCGGCGGTGGAGCGAAGTCGCGATCCGGCCGCCTCCCGGCTCCTGGACGACTTCCTGGCCAGGATGCGGATCGAGATCATGCCGGTCACACCCGAGCAGGCGCAGATCGCCCGCCGCGCCTACTGGGACTACGGCAAGGGCAGCGGGCACAAAGCGGGGCTGAACTTCGGCGACTGCTTCTCCTACGCGCTGGCACGCGACCGACACGAGTCGCTGCTGTTCAAGGGCGACGACTTCACCCACACCGATGCGACCCCGGCGCTGTGA
- a CDS encoding helix-turn-helix transcriptional regulator has product MAEITLNVRQLQAFAEVGYEVAGGGGAHGAMTALRRVVPLDAYEFVAFDPATGRHQSVVSDGHARIDGDAAEEYTGLDAYRRALTTRAPVPMPEPGTERYFRRHLAPYGWRAGLTAPLFLTEGRYTGLLHLAARERFPERTGELVSAVTPMLAHVTDLTRCVIDPVGLPSGFHAVAFDRVGTRRSVPGAGVSATLMEEPALAVLARAFIDSRELSRHGLWIDGDGGWHELRLVRAGVGFQGSVQGAVVAERPCALPYDLTGREVDVLTRVAAGDSNPQIAAALVLSVRTVTTHLEHIFAKLGCDSRTRLTTKALSEGLCRLDI; this is encoded by the coding sequence GTGGCCGAGATCACCTTGAACGTCCGCCAGCTCCAGGCGTTCGCCGAGGTCGGCTACGAGGTCGCCGGCGGCGGCGGGGCGCACGGCGCGATGACCGCGCTGCGCCGGGTGGTGCCGCTCGACGCCTACGAGTTCGTCGCGTTCGACCCGGCCACCGGCCGCCACCAGAGCGTGGTCTCCGACGGCCACGCCCGCATCGACGGCGACGCCGCCGAGGAGTACACCGGGCTCGACGCCTACCGCCGCGCCCTGACCACCCGCGCCCCGGTGCCGATGCCCGAGCCCGGCACCGAACGCTACTTCCGCCGCCACCTCGCCCCCTACGGCTGGCGGGCCGGGCTGACCGCGCCGCTGTTCCTCACCGAGGGCCGCTACACGGGCCTGCTGCACCTGGCGGCCCGCGAGCGGTTCCCCGAACGCACCGGCGAACTGGTGAGCGCGGTGACGCCGATGCTGGCGCACGTCACCGACCTGACCCGGTGCGTGATCGACCCGGTGGGGCTGCCGAGCGGGTTCCACGCGGTGGCCTTCGACCGGGTCGGCACCCGGCGCTCGGTGCCCGGCGCCGGCGTGTCGGCGACGCTGATGGAGGAACCGGCCCTCGCGGTGCTGGCCCGGGCGTTCATCGACTCGCGCGAGCTGAGCCGCCACGGCCTCTGGATCGACGGCGACGGCGGCTGGCACGAGCTGCGGCTGGTGCGCGCCGGGGTGGGGTTCCAGGGCTCGGTGCAGGGGGCGGTGGTGGCCGAGCGGCCCTGCGCGCTGCCGTACGACCTGACCGGCCGGGAGGTGGACGTGCTGACCCGCGTCGCCGCCGGCGACTCCAACCCGCAGATCGCCGCCGCCCTGGTGCTCAGCGTCCGCACGGTGACGACCCACCTGGAGCACATCTTCGCCAAGCTCGGCTGCGACAGCCGCACCCGGCTCACCACCAAGGCCCTGTCCGAAGGGCTGTGCCGTCTCGACATCTGA